The proteins below come from a single Pieris brassicae chromosome 1, ilPieBrab1.1, whole genome shotgun sequence genomic window:
- the LOC123707967 gene encoding nuclear factor related to kappa-B-binding protein-like isoform X3, which yields MEEKVDSDQSFSEESSSSSSDSSSESSESDEEIMEQVRILGHTLELPQDLCEDPALFKEFFSMKTWDSLADKHKDQLKELLPKFEENNEEEKQTTLKMLFNHEPFHFTSPLTCFFKNLRQGNYRPDIARMRKFLTKARAKQQRHKIKSYYAKLLPEVLISRERLLAVAKSSPPGVIPPIPLLPPKPSSKNSYKPLYVRARHRYFEELTAIWSEVGCQGSDDENYPEGPPEHFSKRRKRNNAVQTQSGDSNVSGTLGSGELVLPSLACLKNVLSTHRARRQHRETHPELNTTGITLDDIKQRVSLMNGAKKLMFGGPKAEIPIQKVRKGIKREQHRGKDFKQPQKKTKDDENSENKLLPHIKIKCEQEESDSESSFFEQTSPRHKKVMDHVDIKQEVDSENQNSRFDLYEKTIKKEPQDSQSNSKTNQPVPIKLEDLDGIDMMALPVELADESMDSPKSPDEALTETTHANFLSLVRALFPAKSAHRASKRELQARCSAVMRSPIAPLNTWYNLSDDWCVELNSALDFLAGERGPHPDDFVPYLQFIPDTQMYQWIGAGRDCDAILNRLCERWMRAATPTPQQPDAPPPPRYPTNWIVRQPTNTEIAEFRSQERRRFASASKPFTYLQYGYRSVVGPASGVRASAGGACTSLVTPQRPRAAGFLALLRDALARLPNGEGTRRDLLMMLKMSQWIIPCTDQALSSAISTALDRLVAIKRDPIVKYDQRTAIWTYLHRNRTEEDWLKSSNARNRAIKSIAADSSPSPKTHLNVNNMEVEVGSGDDIHLDGSDTDVDVDDSGSSANLCQLSSAQLLMQATQAQTKPKTPSPKAKPSPKPKIIKQISPKALKINQIKQKSLLAQKLKHSKVIKPNPKSPKPPIQSPKSLTSPKPTASPKPGVPSPKPSAASPKPSVASPKPSVASPKPSVASPKPSVSSPKPISSPKPIQKPQSKSMLSNELNAARTPIVKQKSISKIETSQIMTPPTSSTLPSSISVPTLIQTNVTTSLQNAIIQNPKAQVTRSLLIRPPVVHTTATVTAVTVCTPSTQVVSSARRGVVRVLSPATAAGKSLISPRALMPQPATTTAKKRPSLPSTAVATTVQSTTVTNVVSSVTTPVTSSITTRTVQLPGGRTVQLSNQTVQLAGGQAVQLSGHTLQLSSLQLPTHSVRLPSGQTVQLASPQTVQAIRAVNQKNQNPRAQTPTVRPTVQIPVSSVQLAGQTVQIGGQTVQLGQSVQLTGHTVKLPSGQSVQVASQNVLPTQSVQLPSGQTVQLGGNVQSMLSGQNIQLSNQLSTQLGAQTVQLGNQIQLSGQTVQLPSGQTLQLSGQTVQLSSGQTLQLASGQTLQLNQTPKSIAQVRTQATGDKPSQPIVAKLLTNAQGQMISLEGVMNRNMSGVVGVGSGRGRGVRVLSPTTRLTRPVLLTSGKPLHNIILQSDGNAIRVPVSSGAATSQTIVISNIGAQSANTTTTTAPVLKLQQVNPIQQVKLAQGIKIQQGAVANASVATSSGIRSVLMDGQHLKLVGGRHVLARLLRPANPQP from the exons ATGGAAGAGAAGGTGGATAGTGATCAAAGTTTCAGTGAAGAGAGTAGCAGTAGTTCTTCAGATAGTTCTAGCGAAAGTTCTGAGAGTGATGAGGAGATTATGGAACAAGTTCGCATATTAGGTCATACATTGGAACTTCCTCAAGACCTCTGTGAAGACCCTGCCTTATTTAAAGAATTCTTCTCCATGAAAACCTGGGACAGTTTGGCTGACAAACACAAAGATCAGCTTAAAGAGTTATTGCCAAAATTTGAAGAAAACAATGAAGAGGAGAAGCAAACAACCCTGAAAATGCTTTTTAATCATGAACCATTTCATTTTACATCTCCTTTAACTTGTTTCTTTAAGAATTTAAGGCAAGGTAATTATAGGCCTGATATTGCAAGGATGAGAAAGTTTCTGACAAAAGCTAGAGCAAAACAACAAAGGCAtaag ATAAAGTCATATTATGCAAAGTTGTTGCCTGAAGTACTCATATCCAGAGAACGATTATTAGCAGTGGCTAAGTCTTCACCACCAGGCGTAATTCCACCTATACCATTACTTCCACCTAAGCCATCATCTAAAAACAGTTACAAACCATTGTATGTAAGAGCAAGACACAGGTACTTTGAGGAGTTAACAGCTATATGGAGCGAAGTTGGCTGTCAAGGGTCAGATGATGAAAACTATCCAGAAGGCCCACCTGAACATTTCTCAAAGAGGAGGAAACGAAATAATGCAGTCCAAACACAG AGTGGTGATTCCAATGTATCTGGTACATTGGGTAGTGGGGAACTGGTCCTTCCATCTTTagcatgtttaaaaaatgttttgtccaCACATCGAGCAAGGCGACAACATAGGGAG ACTCATCCAGAACTCAATACCACAGGTATAACATTAGatgatattaaacaaagagTGTCTTTAATGAATGGAGCAAAGAAACTAATGTTTGGTGGTCCTAAAGCAGAAATACCAATTCAAAAAGTTAGAAAAGGCATAAAAAGAGAGCAGCATAGGGGTAAAGATTTTAAACAAccccaaaaaaaaacaaaagatgatGAAAATAGTGAAAATAAACTTCTACCACATATAAAGATAAAGTGTGAGCAAGAGGAGTCTGATTCAGAAAGTTCATTCTTTGAACAAACAAGCCCCAGGCATAAGAAAGTTATGGACCATGTCGATATAAAGCAAGAAGTTGATAGTGAAAATCAAAA CTCGAGATTTGATCTGTATgagaaaactattaaaaaggAACCACAAGATTCACAAAGCAATTCAAAGACAAATCAGCCTGTACCAATTAAGTTGGAAGATTTGGATGGCATAG ACATGATGGCGCTCCCAGTGGAGCTTGCCGACGAGTCCATGGATTCTCCGAAGAGTCCAGACGAAGCCCTCACAGAGACCACGCATGCGAACTTTCTGTCCTTGGTCCGGGCATTGTTCCCCGCTAAGTCAGCTCATCGGGCCTCTAAAAGGGAGCTTCAGGCACGGTGTTCGGCAGTTATGAGGTCGCCCATTGCTCCGCTTAATACTTGGTATAATT tatCAGATGACTGGTGTGTAGAGTTGAATTCAGCGCTGGATTTCTTGGCCGGAGAGCGGGGACCACATCCAGATGACTTTGTGCCATATCTCCAGTTCATACCAGATACTCAA atgTATCAATGGATAGGGGCGGGTCGCGATTGTGATGCGATTCTCAATCGATTGTGCGAGAGATGGATGAGAGCCGCGACGCCTACTCCTCAGCAACCAGATGCACCGCCCCCACCCAG GTATCCAACAAATTGGATAGTGCGACAGCCTACGAATACGGAAATAGCCGAATTTAGATCTCAAGAGCGACGCAGATTTGCGTCTGCATCTAAACCGTTTACATATCTACAATATGG ATATAGGTCAGTAGTAGGCCCGGCGAGTGGCGTACGTGCTAGCGCGGGGGGGGCGTGTACGTCTCTAGTGACGCCTCAGCGACCTCGCGCTGCGGGATTTTTAGCTCTTCTGAGGGACGCATTAGCCAGACTACCTAATGGAGAGGGTACACGCCGGGACTTACTCATGATGCTTaa GATGTCCCAATGGATTATTCCATGTACCGATCAAGCGCTATCGTCAGCTATTTCGACGGCATTGGACCGACTCGTTGCAATAAAAAGGGATCCCATAGTGAAATACGACCAGAGGACCGCTATTTGGACGTACTTGCATAGAAATAG AACTGAAGAAGATTGGCTGAAAAGCAGTAATGCTCGAAATCGGGCGATCAAGTCAATTGCGGCAGATTCCTCGCCATCGCCAAAGACGCACCTCAATGTCAACAAT ATGGAAGTCGAAGTAGGAAGCGGCGATGATATACATTTAGATGGTTCAGACACTGATGTGGATGTAGATGATAGTGGTTCTTCAGCCAATCTCTGCCAATTATCATCAGCACAACTACTCATGCAGGCCACTCAGGCCCAAACGAAACCCAAAACGCCTTCACCTAAAGCTAAACCAAGTCCTAAAccaaaaataatcaaacaaataTCACCAAAAgctcttaaaataaatcagattaAACAAAAGAGTCTTTTAGCGCAAAAGTTGAAACATTCAAAAGTTATCAAGCCAAATCCTAAATCGCCGAAGCCTCCGATTCAATCACCTAAAAGTTTAACATCCCCTAAACCTACAGCGTCCCCTAAACCGGGCGTGCCGTCCCCTAAACCGAGTGCCGCGTCCCCTAAACCTAGTGTTGCGTCCCCCAAACCTAGCGTCGCCTCTCCTAAACCTAGTGTGGCCTCCCCTAAACCGAGTGTTTCATCTCCTAAACCAATTTCCTCACCTAAGCCAATACAAAAGCCGCAAAGTAAAAGCATGTTATCAAATGAGTTGAATGCAGCACGGACGCCTATTGTCAAGCAAAAGTCTATATCCAAAATAGAGACTTCACAGATTATG ACACCCCCTACTTCTTCGACTCTGCCGTCTTCAATTTCCGTGCCGACATTAATACAGACCAATGTAACGACGTCTCTGCAGAACGCTATTATACAGAATCCAAAG GCCCAAGTGACCCGTTCGTTGCTCATTAGGCCACCGGTGGTGCACACCACGGCAACTGTGACTGCGGTCACTGTATGTACACCTTCCACTCAg GTGGTTTCGAGTGCGCGTCGAGGCGTAGTCCGAGTATTGAGTCCGGCCACAGCTGCGGGGAAGTCCCTCATATCACCACGAGCTCTTATGCCACAAC CAGCGACTACAACAGCAAAGAAGCGACCATCGCTGCCTTCGACGGCCGTCGCAACGACCGTACAG AGTACAACAGTCACCAATGTCGTTAGTAGTGTGACTACTCCTGTGACGTCATCAATTACGACTCGTACTGTCCAATTACCAGGAGGTCGGACCGTCCAATTGTCAAACCAAACTGTCCAATTAGCAGGCGGACAGGCTGTCCAATTATCTGGCCACACCCTTCAACTGTCTTCCCTTCAATTACCAACACATAGCGTTCGTTTACCAAGCGGTCAAACTGTCCAATTGGCTTCCCCACAAACAGTTCAAGCGATACGAGCGGTTAATCAAAAGAATCAAAATCCCCGCGCCCAAACGCCAACCGTCCGGCCGACAGTCCAAATACCGGTGTCTTCGGTACAATTGGCGGGACAAACTGTGCAAATAGGCGGGCAGACTGTCCAATTGGGCCAAAGCGTACAGTTAACCGGACACACGGTTAAGCTCCCGAGTGGGCAGAGCGTACAAGTCGCTAGTCAAAATGTGCTTCCAACCCAAAGTGTCCAATTGCCGAGCGGACAAACGGTACAGTTGGGTGGAAATGTCCAGTCGATGCTAAGCGGTCAAAACATTCAATTGTCCAATCAATTATCGACACAACTCGGGGCCCAAACAGTACAGTTAGGTAATCAAATACAGTTGAGCGGCCAGACAGTTCAGTTGCCGAGCGGTCAAACGTTGCAACTGAGTGGCCAAACGGTCCAACTGTCCAGTGGCCAAACGTTACAGCTGGCCAGCGGGCAAACGCTACAGTTGAATCAAACGCCCAAATCCATAGCTCAAGTGAGGACTCAAGCTACGGGTGACAAACCGTCACAGCCGATAGTTGCTAAACTATTAACCAATGCACAG GGCCAAATGATATCCTTAGAGGGAGTAATGAATCGGAATATGAGCGGGGTGGTGGGAGTGGGAAGTGGGCGCGGTCGGGGCGTGAGAGTATTATCTCCTACCACACGTCTCACAAGACCAGTTTTGTTGACCTCCGGGAAGCCAttgcataatattatattacag aGTGACGGCAACGCAATACGGGTGCCTGTCAGTAGCGGTGCGGCAACGTCGCAGACAAttgttattagtaatatag
- the LOC123707967 gene encoding nuclear factor related to kappa-B-binding protein-like isoform X5 yields the protein MEEKVDSDQSFSEESSSSSSDSSSESSESDEEIMEQVRILGHTLELPQDLCEDPALFKEFFSMKTWDSLADKHKDQLKELLPKFEENNEEEKQTTLKMLFNHEPFHFTSPLTCFFKNLRQGNYRPDIARMRKFLTKARAKQQRHKIKSYYAKLLPEVLISRERLLAVAKSSPPGVIPPIPLLPPKPSSKNSYKPLYVRARHRYFEELTAIWSEVGCQGSDDENYPEGPPEHFSKRRKRNNAVQTQSGDSNVSGTLGSGELVLPSLACLKNVLSTHRARRQHRETHPELNTTGITLDDIKQRVSLMNGAKKLMFGGPKAEIPIQKVRKGIKREQHRGKDFKQPQKKTKDDENSENKLLPHIKIKCEQEESDSESSFFEQTSPRHKKVMDHVDIKQEVDSENQNSRFDLYEKTIKKEPQDSQSNSKTNQPVPIKLEDLDGIDMMALPVELADESMDSPKSPDEALTETTHANFLSLVRALFPAKSAHRASKRELQARCSAVMRSPIAPLNTWYNLSDDWCVELNSALDFLAGERGPHPDDFVPYLQFIPDTQMYQWIGAGRDCDAILNRLCERWMRAATPTPQQPDAPPPPRYPTNWIVRQPTNTEIAEFRSQERRRFASASKPFTYLQYGYRSVVGPASGVRASAGGACTSLVTPQRPRAAGFLALLRDALARLPNGEGTRRDLLMMLKMSQWIIPCTDQALSSAISTALDRLVAIKRDPIVKYDQRTAIWTYLHRNRTEEDWLKSSNARNRAIKSIAADSSPSPKTHLNVNNMEVEVGSGDDIHLDGSDTDVDVDDSGSSANLCQLSSAQLLMQATQAQTKPKTPSPKAKPSPKPKIIKQISPKALKINQIKQKSLLAQKLKHSKVIKPNPKSPKPPIQSPKSLTSPKPTASPKPGVPSPKPSAASPKPSVASPKPSVASPKPSVASPKPSVSSPKPISSPKPIQKPQSKSMLSNELNAARTPIVKQKSISKIETSQIMTPPTSSTLPSSISVPTLIQTNVTTSLQNAIIQNPKAQVTRSLLIRPPVVHTTATVTAVTVCTPSTQVVSSARRGVVRVLSPATAAGKSLISPRALMPQPTTTAKKRPSLPSTAVATTVQSTTVTNVVSSVTTPVTSSITTRTVQLPGGRTVQLSNQTVQLAGGQAVQLSGHTLQLSSLQLPTHSVRLPSGQTVQLASPQTVQAIRAVNQKNQNPRAQTPTVRPTVQIPVSSVQLAGQTVQIGGQTVQLGQSVQLTGHTVKLPSGQSVQVASQNVLPTQSVQLPSGQTVQLGGNVQSMLSGQNIQLSNQLSTQLGAQTVQLGNQIQLSGQTVQLPSGQTLQLSGQTVQLSSGQTLQLASGQTLQLNQTPKSIAQVRTQATGDKPSQPIVAKLLTNAQGQMISLEGVMNRNMSGVVGVGSGRGRGVRVLSPTTRLTRPVLLTSGKPLHNIILQSDGNAIRVPVSSGAATSQTIVISNIGAQSANTTTTTAPVLKLQQVNPIQQVKLAQGIKIQQGAVANASVATSSGIRSVLMDGQHLKLVGGRHVLARLLRPANPQP from the exons ATGGAAGAGAAGGTGGATAGTGATCAAAGTTTCAGTGAAGAGAGTAGCAGTAGTTCTTCAGATAGTTCTAGCGAAAGTTCTGAGAGTGATGAGGAGATTATGGAACAAGTTCGCATATTAGGTCATACATTGGAACTTCCTCAAGACCTCTGTGAAGACCCTGCCTTATTTAAAGAATTCTTCTCCATGAAAACCTGGGACAGTTTGGCTGACAAACACAAAGATCAGCTTAAAGAGTTATTGCCAAAATTTGAAGAAAACAATGAAGAGGAGAAGCAAACAACCCTGAAAATGCTTTTTAATCATGAACCATTTCATTTTACATCTCCTTTAACTTGTTTCTTTAAGAATTTAAGGCAAGGTAATTATAGGCCTGATATTGCAAGGATGAGAAAGTTTCTGACAAAAGCTAGAGCAAAACAACAAAGGCAtaag ATAAAGTCATATTATGCAAAGTTGTTGCCTGAAGTACTCATATCCAGAGAACGATTATTAGCAGTGGCTAAGTCTTCACCACCAGGCGTAATTCCACCTATACCATTACTTCCACCTAAGCCATCATCTAAAAACAGTTACAAACCATTGTATGTAAGAGCAAGACACAGGTACTTTGAGGAGTTAACAGCTATATGGAGCGAAGTTGGCTGTCAAGGGTCAGATGATGAAAACTATCCAGAAGGCCCACCTGAACATTTCTCAAAGAGGAGGAAACGAAATAATGCAGTCCAAACACAG AGTGGTGATTCCAATGTATCTGGTACATTGGGTAGTGGGGAACTGGTCCTTCCATCTTTagcatgtttaaaaaatgttttgtccaCACATCGAGCAAGGCGACAACATAGGGAG ACTCATCCAGAACTCAATACCACAGGTATAACATTAGatgatattaaacaaagagTGTCTTTAATGAATGGAGCAAAGAAACTAATGTTTGGTGGTCCTAAAGCAGAAATACCAATTCAAAAAGTTAGAAAAGGCATAAAAAGAGAGCAGCATAGGGGTAAAGATTTTAAACAAccccaaaaaaaaacaaaagatgatGAAAATAGTGAAAATAAACTTCTACCACATATAAAGATAAAGTGTGAGCAAGAGGAGTCTGATTCAGAAAGTTCATTCTTTGAACAAACAAGCCCCAGGCATAAGAAAGTTATGGACCATGTCGATATAAAGCAAGAAGTTGATAGTGAAAATCAAAA CTCGAGATTTGATCTGTATgagaaaactattaaaaaggAACCACAAGATTCACAAAGCAATTCAAAGACAAATCAGCCTGTACCAATTAAGTTGGAAGATTTGGATGGCATAG ACATGATGGCGCTCCCAGTGGAGCTTGCCGACGAGTCCATGGATTCTCCGAAGAGTCCAGACGAAGCCCTCACAGAGACCACGCATGCGAACTTTCTGTCCTTGGTCCGGGCATTGTTCCCCGCTAAGTCAGCTCATCGGGCCTCTAAAAGGGAGCTTCAGGCACGGTGTTCGGCAGTTATGAGGTCGCCCATTGCTCCGCTTAATACTTGGTATAATT tatCAGATGACTGGTGTGTAGAGTTGAATTCAGCGCTGGATTTCTTGGCCGGAGAGCGGGGACCACATCCAGATGACTTTGTGCCATATCTCCAGTTCATACCAGATACTCAA atgTATCAATGGATAGGGGCGGGTCGCGATTGTGATGCGATTCTCAATCGATTGTGCGAGAGATGGATGAGAGCCGCGACGCCTACTCCTCAGCAACCAGATGCACCGCCCCCACCCAG GTATCCAACAAATTGGATAGTGCGACAGCCTACGAATACGGAAATAGCCGAATTTAGATCTCAAGAGCGACGCAGATTTGCGTCTGCATCTAAACCGTTTACATATCTACAATATGG ATATAGGTCAGTAGTAGGCCCGGCGAGTGGCGTACGTGCTAGCGCGGGGGGGGCGTGTACGTCTCTAGTGACGCCTCAGCGACCTCGCGCTGCGGGATTTTTAGCTCTTCTGAGGGACGCATTAGCCAGACTACCTAATGGAGAGGGTACACGCCGGGACTTACTCATGATGCTTaa GATGTCCCAATGGATTATTCCATGTACCGATCAAGCGCTATCGTCAGCTATTTCGACGGCATTGGACCGACTCGTTGCAATAAAAAGGGATCCCATAGTGAAATACGACCAGAGGACCGCTATTTGGACGTACTTGCATAGAAATAG AACTGAAGAAGATTGGCTGAAAAGCAGTAATGCTCGAAATCGGGCGATCAAGTCAATTGCGGCAGATTCCTCGCCATCGCCAAAGACGCACCTCAATGTCAACAAT ATGGAAGTCGAAGTAGGAAGCGGCGATGATATACATTTAGATGGTTCAGACACTGATGTGGATGTAGATGATAGTGGTTCTTCAGCCAATCTCTGCCAATTATCATCAGCACAACTACTCATGCAGGCCACTCAGGCCCAAACGAAACCCAAAACGCCTTCACCTAAAGCTAAACCAAGTCCTAAAccaaaaataatcaaacaaataTCACCAAAAgctcttaaaataaatcagattaAACAAAAGAGTCTTTTAGCGCAAAAGTTGAAACATTCAAAAGTTATCAAGCCAAATCCTAAATCGCCGAAGCCTCCGATTCAATCACCTAAAAGTTTAACATCCCCTAAACCTACAGCGTCCCCTAAACCGGGCGTGCCGTCCCCTAAACCGAGTGCCGCGTCCCCTAAACCTAGTGTTGCGTCCCCCAAACCTAGCGTCGCCTCTCCTAAACCTAGTGTGGCCTCCCCTAAACCGAGTGTTTCATCTCCTAAACCAATTTCCTCACCTAAGCCAATACAAAAGCCGCAAAGTAAAAGCATGTTATCAAATGAGTTGAATGCAGCACGGACGCCTATTGTCAAGCAAAAGTCTATATCCAAAATAGAGACTTCACAGATTATG ACACCCCCTACTTCTTCGACTCTGCCGTCTTCAATTTCCGTGCCGACATTAATACAGACCAATGTAACGACGTCTCTGCAGAACGCTATTATACAGAATCCAAAG GCCCAAGTGACCCGTTCGTTGCTCATTAGGCCACCGGTGGTGCACACCACGGCAACTGTGACTGCGGTCACTGTATGTACACCTTCCACTCAg GTGGTTTCGAGTGCGCGTCGAGGCGTAGTCCGAGTATTGAGTCCGGCCACAGCTGCGGGGAAGTCCCTCATATCACCACGAGCTCTTATGCCACAAC CGACTACAACAGCAAAGAAGCGACCATCGCTGCCTTCGACGGCCGTCGCAACGACCGTACAG AGTACAACAGTCACCAATGTCGTTAGTAGTGTGACTACTCCTGTGACGTCATCAATTACGACTCGTACTGTCCAATTACCAGGAGGTCGGACCGTCCAATTGTCAAACCAAACTGTCCAATTAGCAGGCGGACAGGCTGTCCAATTATCTGGCCACACCCTTCAACTGTCTTCCCTTCAATTACCAACACATAGCGTTCGTTTACCAAGCGGTCAAACTGTCCAATTGGCTTCCCCACAAACAGTTCAAGCGATACGAGCGGTTAATCAAAAGAATCAAAATCCCCGCGCCCAAACGCCAACCGTCCGGCCGACAGTCCAAATACCGGTGTCTTCGGTACAATTGGCGGGACAAACTGTGCAAATAGGCGGGCAGACTGTCCAATTGGGCCAAAGCGTACAGTTAACCGGACACACGGTTAAGCTCCCGAGTGGGCAGAGCGTACAAGTCGCTAGTCAAAATGTGCTTCCAACCCAAAGTGTCCAATTGCCGAGCGGACAAACGGTACAGTTGGGTGGAAATGTCCAGTCGATGCTAAGCGGTCAAAACATTCAATTGTCCAATCAATTATCGACACAACTCGGGGCCCAAACAGTACAGTTAGGTAATCAAATACAGTTGAGCGGCCAGACAGTTCAGTTGCCGAGCGGTCAAACGTTGCAACTGAGTGGCCAAACGGTCCAACTGTCCAGTGGCCAAACGTTACAGCTGGCCAGCGGGCAAACGCTACAGTTGAATCAAACGCCCAAATCCATAGCTCAAGTGAGGACTCAAGCTACGGGTGACAAACCGTCACAGCCGATAGTTGCTAAACTATTAACCAATGCACAG GGCCAAATGATATCCTTAGAGGGAGTAATGAATCGGAATATGAGCGGGGTGGTGGGAGTGGGAAGTGGGCGCGGTCGGGGCGTGAGAGTATTATCTCCTACCACACGTCTCACAAGACCAGTTTTGTTGACCTCCGGGAAGCCAttgcataatattatattacag aGTGACGGCAACGCAATACGGGTGCCTGTCAGTAGCGGTGCGGCAACGTCGCAGACAAttgttattagtaatatag